The sequence TGTTATGATCCATTATATAGGCTTGGACCTGTCCTTGAACCATTTTTTGGTATGCTTCACACCCCTTTTCGTTAATACTTGAATTATTTTTAGTCACATTTGGAACTGTAATTAAGAGCAATATTGAAATAACTAAAAGAACTACCATCATTTCTATCAATGTGAAACCTTTTTGATCTTTTAACATTTTCATTTTCATAGTCTCCTTTATTTAACTGAAGGCCTAACCTCATTCAGCCAGGTAGTGGTGAAGGGTTTCTGTCCTATCAAAAACTTTCAGTACAAAGAGCATTCGCTGAATTGAAGTTAAATTCCATCTAATAATTGAAACATTGGGATCAATACAGATAAGTACATAGATACAATTAAGAGGCCGATTAAACTATATAAAATAGGCTGTAGTTGCTTCATAAGTTTTTCCGTCTTTTCTTCTAATCGTGAAAAGCACTGGGTAGCAAAAAACATAAGCTCTTGTGATAGTTTTCCATTTTCTTGACCATGTTTCACAATTGTAGCTAACTCTTTTTCA is a genomic window of Niallia sp. XMNu-256 containing:
- the comGC gene encoding competence type IV pilus major pilin ComGC, whose protein sequence is MKMLKDQKGFTLIEMMVVLLVISILLLITVPNVTKNNSSINEKGCEAYQKMVQGQVQAYIMDHNKIPTVAQLSDGYITSTECPTGKAIVILADGTVELK